One genomic segment of Vespa velutina chromosome 10, iVesVel2.1, whole genome shotgun sequence includes these proteins:
- the LOC124952466 gene encoding protein KIAA0100 isoform X2 has product MTGLFAFFIAFFILYCNFTWVIPRFLAWLVKRKYKIHLRVGHISLPYFILRDVNISKNGFTLQVEEISVRSSLFSSDVAKLLAVVMRDVRINKDVPIESNHHSKEFMAVHIENLSLLALGNGWLANGSAESLSLDGSVVHGARTLLASATVSGGAMKLLRHASDACLSQITFAGTAEATLKAQGEISVEKLYVGVTQTEGSGGPGLMQFLRDRKSLTTGSSCSNIDSKITDNLLARLAPIIPKDFMLKIGNSSVIAGREDGGIIGLEGIMKGLQAIAKFQPHSPQLNFTVNLEGLSIRGKFPVVTLQSLLIDAKMEQDILQISVQLSSLLIFYDYKDWESILQSAQNEIPKPVDRVSLTSKLPWVEVKINTELYDSSLVIKLPDAPEASCGVAHMKFSLNTVLGEIEDSNTELIIESLFCALNGAITNNLETSHCWGSPLSVGVLLATTRTNAIGIAVDALVTEWSLDLARFLEQAFKCCKKYIKPTKEKIKRSENATQLNLKVTNCNIFFIAENELCIMMRLDAASMENNVKRLVAVAEGVSAITLNKYEPIVCQHAQALTHPFLAIRKCKCAISSDIINISLDGTSIAWSPNLHLRLLLFWMESKDFRSLISKETLTNRDVGTQRKKRFIDLLATGGITVSIDISPKHFLELSSDQLRWVQGEWKLNYIRATLDMADIIMIEGFELVRVSNNEEVRLERQNNEGFFLEWNETWALNIESVKACFPYEHQFTEAIQNELFSIKKWLKDIHSTGSIKQTHLPCDLIIKIKEWIFEVSDDPFEVRLRDNYELLEDEYKESLKRQAMLDTKVQELCRAHLLLPQDKVEELYASLNKKNAEIYVQRWKQMQRTGPARTRLFAWSMLDLEILTLADPSINGTENATKAIREMDPETPWPEDGLEFNTLWVRGISLKCAEWKLQLRDFPQPLLLVESLSIWGRLAGAEAVPLPRARRTVRIEIGPPWDDIVVERGMTSLKYYHDLNWDIDKFRYAFGPCWEPVIAQCNLSFEKIIHPSRDPSPPLPFWDKMRLALHGRITLCVKQLTVLLHGSLDPYNTTEEMELTWTGLELDWTQGKIIIKGDFDVYVRTASKYDDCRLLHLPNVRLSIKLAWVCLGDPRDHHAAIPCAPDRLPEYSSNQEHDSFRAFRSQNLNVSLSLETKPTGSPTLTSAPTALLYGSTLRWFENLKFILSGATRPTRKGPLFKNIRPRKKQLSRHYRKVRLTLAFHRFHVSYWMSFAMQRGFEVTGGKVACSSEHNLALHPIDDGFIHRPRAEWSVIYMNCELNDAEIWLKSALQEEEESTSLRQPVEKCYCLSVARVSYGREAMVTGVSGDNPTHRLAVHDLKGAWTKTNRDVAFALFDSFIKTQQLKKNLSTAALKGFHRESTSTSHKNRIRAVESKNTPTQATPSTSSKPQQGEAAGMLQRLIAEAANKPVAFSDDLSVQTRGQQLRGLAACHQDDVLHKNWLIALVNSQVLLKGIETRGYVILSAAKAEILQRVHRPVWKERTLVSKTTWVGSLECMQYYATVSANIDDNIDDNIMWLTLDNIQEKDSTVIAGLPDVPALVGSGQSVGGVVSQTVGGAGGPQHQLQRIVSRCKCEFFYVGYGQALDVGSVDNIPPPPREEVSLWERKELSAADAFTLMHHDLDVCTNSLQYAMILDIVNNLLLYVEPRRKEASERLQRMRFQLQLHSVEDQKRPIQQLQNTVRGLVAKLRRLERETYLVQKALADESSSDLLAEMERLEARVFECKEQLSAKAEELDVMLSCYKETTAPPTASTTLKDKPAAVARVAEICFKHAQWRLTDADGQLGIADLILTNFLYTKTSKTDDSVEHLLELGYVRMTNLLPNQIYTEVLTPTELQSNMPVDRQRALRVFCREKAPVAGISVKEHFEINVVPLTIGLTKKFFNTMLKFCFPERDPEGIEEPPAPQRDSSFYVPIERRDDVEKMKERADKNKLFIYIKIPEVPVRVSYKGNKEKNLEDVRDFALVIPTLEYHNVTWTWLDLLLAMKSDSRRVILSQAIKQKLQIKPRGPQEESAPQEEDKARLLLGARHLPGDARKRNVFKFK; this is encoded by the exons atgactgGCTTATTTGCCTTTTTTATagccttttttatattatactgtAATTTTACTTG ggTAATACCAAGATTTTTAGCATGgttagtaaaaagaaaatataaaatacatttaaggGTTGGTCATATTTCTTTACCATACTTTATTCTTCGTGATGTCAATATATCTAAGAATGGCTTTACATTG CAAGTTGAAGAAATAAGTGTTCGTAGCAGTTTATTCAGCAGCGATGTAGCTAAATTGTTAGCAGTAGTTATGCGTGATGTTAGAATTAATAAAGATGTTCCTATTGAATCTAATCATCATTCGAAAGAA TTTATGGCTGtacatattgaaaatttgagTCTTCTTGCACTTGGTAATGGATGGTTAGCTAATGGCAGTGCAGAAAGTCTCAGTTTAGATGGTAGTGTTGTACACGGAGCTCGTACTCTGTTAGCTTCTGCTACAGTTTCTGGAGGagcaatgaaattattaagacATGCATCTGATGCTTGTTTATCGCAGATCACTTTTGCAGGTACAGCAGAAGCAACTCTTAAAGCCCAAGGAGAAATTTCAGTTGAG aaattgtaTGTTGGTGTGACACAAACAGAAGGTTCTGGAGGACCAGGTCTTATGCAATTtttaagagatagaaaatcatTAACAACTGGATCTTCATGTTCTAACATAGATAGCAAAATTACTGATAATCTGCTGGCTAGATTAGCACCAATTATACCAAag GACTTTATGTTGAAGATAGGAAATTCTTCTGTCATTGCAGGACGAGAAGATGGTGGTATTATTGGCTTAGAAGGCATAATGAAAGGATTGCAAGCTATAGCAAAATTTCAGCCACACAGCCCTCAATTAAATTTCACTGTGAATTTAGAAGGGTTGTCCATTCGTGGAAAATTTCCTGTTGTTACTTTGCAATCATTACTTATAGATGCAAAA ATGGAGCaagatattttacaaatatcagTTCAATTGAGTagtcttttaatcttttatgaTTACAAAGATTGGGAATCAATATTGCAAAGTGCACAAAACGAAATACCTAAACCTGTTGATCGCGTGTCCTTAACTAGTAAACTGCCATGGGTTGAAGTTAAGATAAATACTGAATTATATGACTCATCTTTGGTTATAAAGCTTCCGGATGCACCAGAAGCTTCTTGTGGAGTAGCACacatgaaattttctttgaatacaGTCCTAG GTGAAATCGAAGATAGCAATACAGAATTGATAATTGAATCTTTATTTTGTGCTTTAAATGGAGCTATTACAAATAATCTTGAAACATCTCATTGTTGGGGTAGTCCACTTTCAGTTGGTGTATTATTAGCAACAACTCGTACTAATGCTATAGGAATTGCTGTAGATGCTCTTGTAACAGAATGGAGTTTAGATCTCGCCCGATTCCTTGAGCAAGCTTTcaa gtgttgtaaaaaatatataaaaccgacaaaagaaaaaattaaaagatcgGAAAACGCTACTCAATTAAATCTGAAAGTtacaaattgtaatattttttttattgccgAAAATGAGTTATGCATTATGATGCGTCTTGATGCTGCAAGTATGGAGAATAATGTTAAACGACTTGTAGCAGTTGCTGAAGGAGTAAGTGCTATAActcttaataaatatgaacCAATTGTTTGCCAACATGCACAAGCTTTAACTCATCCATTTTTGGCTATACGAAAATGTAAATGTGCTATTAGTtcagatattataaatataagtcTTGATGGTACAAGCATAGCATGGAGCCCTAACTTACATTTACGTCTTTTACTATTTTGGATGGAATCTAAAGACTTTAGATCTCTTATATCCAAAGAAACATTAACGAATAGAGATGTAGGTACTCAAAGAAAAAAGCGTTTCATAGATTTACTAGCTACTGGAGGCATTACTGTTTCTATTGATATATCACCAAAGCATTTCTTGGAACTTTCTTCGGATCAACTACGTTGGGTACAGGGTGAATGGAAGCTTAACTATATCCGTGCGACATTAGATATGGCTGACATAATTATGATTGAAGGATTTGAATTAGTTAGAGTGTCTAACAATGAAGAAGTACGTTTAGAAAGACAAAATAATGAAGGATTTTTCTTAGAATGGAATGAAACCTGGGCCCTCAATATTGAATCAGTTAAAGCTTGTTTTCCTTATGAACATCAGTTTACCGAAGCTATACAAAATGAACTGTTTAGTATTAAGAAATGGTTAAAGGATATTCATTCAACAGGATCAATTAAACAAACACACTTGCCAtgtgatttaattataaaa ATTAAAGAGTGGATTTTTGAAGTAAGTGATGATCCATTCGAAGTTCGATTACGAGATAATTATGAACTTTTAGAAgatgaatataaagaaagtCTGAAACGTCAAGCGATGTTGGACACTAAAGTACAAGAACTTTGTCGTGCTCACTTACTTCTACCACAAGACAAAGTAGAAGAATTATATGCTAGtctgaataagaaaaatgcaGAGATCTATGTACAGAGATGGAAACAAATGCAACGTACAGGACCAGCAAGAACAAGATTATTTGCTTGGTCTATGTTGGATTTAGAAATATTGACTTTGGCTGATCCTTCTATAAATGGTACAGAAAATGCAACTAAAGCTATAAGAGAAATGGATCCAGAAACTCCTTGGCCTGAGGATGGCCTGGAGTTCAATACACTTTGGGTCAGAGGTATCAGTTTAAAATGTGCAGAATGGAAATTACAATTGCGAGATTTTCCCCAACCGCTACTTTTAGTTGAAAGTCTTAGTATTTGGGGACGATTAGCTGGCGCTGAAGCGGTACCACTACCTAGGGCTAGACGTACAGTACGAATTGAAATTGGACCACCTTGGGATGATATTGTTGTAGAAAGAGGAATGACGTCACTAAAATACTATCATGACCTTAATTGGGACATAGATAAATTCAGATATGCATTTGGTCCATGTTGGGAACCAGTTATAGCACAATGTAATCTTAGCTTTGAAAAGATAATCCATCCATCTCGGGATCCCAGTCCCCCATTGCCATTTTGGGATAAAATGAGATTAGCCCTTCATGGAAGAATAACTTTGTGTGTGAAACAATTAACTGTCTTATTACATGGCTCTTTAGATCCTTATAATACTACAGAAGAAATGGAATTAACATGGACAGGTCTAGAACTTGATTGGACAcaaggaaaaattataattaaaggaGATTTCGATGTATACGTTCGTACAGCCAGCAAATATGATGACTGTAGATTATTACATTTACCTAATGTTAGATTAAGCATAAAATTAGCGTGGGTTTGTTTGGGTGATCCAAGAGATCATCATGCTGCAATACCTTGTGCTCCGGATAGATTACCAGAGTATTCTAGCAATCAAGAACATGATTCTTTCCGTGCATTTCGTTCacaaaatttaaatgttaGTTTATCTTTAGAAACTAAACCTACTGGATCTCCCACACTGACAAGTGCACCAACAGCCTTGCTTTATGGCAGTACTCTCAGATGGTTTGAGAATTTAAAGTTTATATTGTCAGGTGCGACAAGGCCTACAAGAAAAGGTCCACTATTTAAGAATATTAGaccaagaaaaaaacaattaagcAGGCACTATAGAAAAGTTAGATTAACATTAGCATTTCATCGTTTTCATGTAAGTTACTGGATGTCCTTTGCTATGCAAAGAGGATTTGAAGTAACTGGTGGAAAAGTAGCATGTAGTTCTGAACATAATCTAGCTCTTCATCCGATCGACGATGGCTTCATACATCGTCCAAGGGCAGAATGGTctgttatttatatgaattgtGAATTAAACGACGCAGAAATTTGGTTAAAAAGTGCattacaagaagaagaagaaagtactTCATTACGACAGCCGGTTGAGAAATGTTATTGTCTTAGTGTTGCTCGAGTTAGTTATGGAAGAGAAGCTATGGTCACAGGAGTAAGCGGTGATAATCCAACTCATCGTTTAGCTGTACACGATTTGAAAGGAGCTTGGACTAAAACAAACAGAGATGTTGCATTTGCTCTTTttgattcatttattaaaactcagcaacttaaaaaaaatttatcaacagCAGCTCTAAAAGGTTTTCATAGAGAAAGTACTTCTACATcacataaaaatagaattagagCTGTTGAATCAAAAAATACACCTACCCAAGCAACACCATCAACATCTTCTAAACCACAGCAAGGAGAAGCTGCTGGAATGTTACAGAGATTAATTGCTGAAGCTGCCAATAAACCAGTAGCATTCAGTGATGATTTATCAGTACAAACAAGAGGTCAACAATTACGCGGACTTGCAGCATGTCATCAGGATGATGTTTTACACAAAAATTGGCTCA tTGCATTAGTGAATAGTCAAGTATTATTGAAAGGAATTGAAACACGTGGATATGTAATTTTATCAGCAGCAAAAGCAGAAATATTACAAAGGGTTCATCGACCTgtatggaaagagagaacactTGTTTCAAAAACTACTTGGGTTGGTTCTTTAGAATGTATGCAGTATTATGCTACAGTTAGTGCaaatattgatgataatattgatgaCAATATTATGTGGTTAACATTGGATAATATACAG GAAAAAGATTCTACAGTGATAGCAGGCTTACCAGATGTACCAGCTCTTGTAGGATCAGGTCAAAGTGTAGGTGGTGTAGTTAGTCAGACCGTAGGTGGTGCTGGCGGACCACAACATCAATTACAACGTATTGTATCAAGATGTAAATGCGAGTTTTTTTATGTTGGCTATGGTCAAGCTTTAGATGTTGGATCTGTAGATAATATTCCACCGCCACCAAGAGAAGAAGTTAGTTTATGGGAAAGAAAGGAACTATCAGCTGCAGATGCATTTACATTGATGCATCATGATTTAGATGTATGCACAAACTCCTTACAATATGCAATGATTTTggatattgtaaataatctattattatatgtagaGCCACGCAGAAAAGAAGCTTCCGAAAGATTACAAAGAATGAGGTTTCAATTACAATTACATTCTGTTGAAGATCAAAAACGACCTATACAACAATTGCAAAATACTGTGCGTGGATTAGTTGCAAAATTGAGAAGATTAGAACGCGAGACATATCTAGTACAGAAAGCACTTGCCGATGAATCAAGTTCTGATTTACTGGCTGAAATGGAACGATTAGAAGCTCGAGTTTTTGAATGTAAGGAACAACTCAGTGCAAAGGCTGAAGAGCTTGATGTGATGTTAAGTTGTTATAAAGAAACTACCGCACCACCGACTGCTTCAACGACATTAAAAGATAAACCAGCAGCAGTTGCAAGAGTAGCAGAAATTTGTTTCAAGCATGCTCAATGGAGACTCACTGACGCGGATGGTCAATTAGGTATAGCAGACTTAATTCTGACTAATTTCTTGTATACAAAAACAAGTAAAACAGATGATTCGGTGGAACATCTTTTGGAGTTAGGATATGTTAGAATGACAAATTTATTGCCCAATCAAATCTACACAGAAGTTTTGACTCCGACTGAATTACAAAGTAATATGCCTGTTGATAGGCAAAGGGCTTTAAGAGTATTTTGTAGAGAGAAAGCACCTGTTGCTGGTATTTCAGTAAAGGAACATTTCGAAATTAATGTAGTTCCTTTAACAATTG GATTAACCAAAAAATTCTTCAATACAATGCTAAAATTCTGTTTCCCTGAAAGAGATCCGGAAGGAATCGAGGAACCACCAGCACCGCAACGAGATTCATCCTTTTATGTACCTATTGAAAGAAGAGATGATgtagaaaaaatgaaggagagagctgataaaaataaattgtttatatacattaaaataccAGAAGTACCTGTTCGGGTATCCTACAag GgcaataaagagaaaaatttagaaGACGTTCGAGATTTTGCGCTAGTGATACCAACATTAGAATATCATAATGTTACTTGGACATGGCTTGATCTTTTATTAGCAATGAAAAGCGATTCTCGTCGTGTAATATTGAGTCAAGccattaaacaaaaattgcaAATCAAACCAAGGGGTCCACAAGAAGAATCTGCTCCTCAAGAAGAAGACAAAGCTCGGCTCCTTTTAGGAGCACGTCATCTTCCTGGTGAtgcaaggaaaagaaatgtttttaagtttaaataa